One window from the genome of Dermacentor silvarum isolate Dsil-2018 chromosome 7, BIME_Dsil_1.4, whole genome shotgun sequence encodes:
- the LOC125947257 gene encoding LOW QUALITY PROTEIN: zinc finger and SCAN domain-containing protein 29-like (The sequence of the model RefSeq protein was modified relative to this genomic sequence to represent the inferred CDS: inserted 1 base in 1 codon), which translates to MEEVGAVEVTSVEASLPLDGVVHIFGDRMNEYDLWVADESTDWDLAGDHTGTPRDATNWSHAEVLLLIACYQRHXLDFHDRKKKRKYIWIQISTEMRERGHLRTASDCETKFKGLKRTYDKHRQHKWKSGRDRKEWPFYREMDNLLSSSAEYQASISSSMPTQPSTSATSPVSVQLLGAARETHGATGKNTDSFSDERSSQHNAAQVAAKAKRRKTTATLLQDILSNMEAWQDEECQRYKQQLKMQRMKLKMLKRIAESTS; encoded by the exons atggaagaGGTTGGGGCAGTTGAAGTGACGTCGGTGGAAGCGTCTTTGCCTTTGGATGGCGTAGTGCACATATTCG GTGACCGCATGAATGAGTACGACCTCTGGGTGGCCGATGAGAGTACCGACTGGGACCTGGCGGGAGACCACA CTGGTACACCAAGGGATGCCACAAACTGGTCCCACGCTGAGGTTCTTCTTTTGATTGCATGCTACCAGCGTC ATCTAGATTTTCATGacaggaagaaaaagagaaaatataTTTGGATTCAAATAAGCACAGAAATGAGGGAGCGCGGCCATTTGAGAACAGCCTCTGATTGCGAGACGAAATTTAAAGGGCTAAAAAGAACCTATGATAAACATCGGCAACACAAGTGGAAGAGCGGAAGGGATAGGAAGGAGTGGCCCTTCTACAGGGAGATGGACAACTTGTTGTCTTCAAGTGCAGAGTACCAAGCATCAATTTCATCAAGTATGCCTACGCAGCCGTCCACATCAGCCACGTCACCTGTTAGTGTACAGCTCTTGGGAGCGGCTCGGGAAACTCATGGAGCCACTGGTAAGAACACTGATAGTTTTTCTGATGAGCGTTCCTCCCAACACAATGCAGCACAAGTTGCTGCCAAGGCAAAACGCCGTAAAACAACAGCAACTCTGTTGCAAGACATCCTGAGCAACATGGAGGCATGGCAGGATGAAGAATGCCAACGTTACAAGCAGCAACTGAAAATGCAAAGAATGAAGCTGAAAATGCTGAAGCGCATTGCGGAGAGCACCAGTTAA